DNA sequence from the Penicillium psychrofluorescens genome assembly, chromosome: 3 genome:
TCTAGCGTTGGAAATACACCTCCGGAATCGACAGAAGCGCTTCAGAAGAACTAGGCAAAGCTACGTAAGCACGCAATCTTCTTATGCCAAAGCTTCAGCGAAATCTTCTACCACAATCGTGTGGCTGTTGATCACCTCGCTATGGCCAACGATACGATCGCGCGAATTAGGGCCGCACGAGAGCCAATACAGCTATCTACATCTAACGGCAGATCAAGGGCGTTGATCACACTGGTATATTACCCACGCACGATGCGAGTCGATCAATTACGACCAGGAAGGTCAAAGAAGAtgcagcagaagagagaCGGTTCGCAAAGGACTATGAGAAAAGATACGGGCGCAAGCCACCACCCTTGGATATGCAGCCAAGCGAGGTATCAATCGAAGCAGCGAGGGTAAAGCAAGAGAATGGGTAACTTTTTTTGTTGATAAAGAGCCAATGCGTTGATAATTCGTGTATTTAGAAGAAAAATGGCAAAAGTGTCGGTTACGCTGTGGCGCACCCGCAACAGGACTGTGTGGGTGGGCAGAACGGCACAGATATATTTCTACTAACGTAATACCTAAGCGAGTAGACCAATTCACACTGCGACACGCGTCTTCTATGCAACACCAAATTCCCCTGTAAAAAAACCGTGGAAACTATTCCATAGAAGCCAGAGTCAATTTGGCCCTTGATAGAAAGACAAAAATCTAAGCCTACAAGCTATAGTTAAAGTCTACAAAGTTAGTCGTACGACCCTCTTACGGCGATGCGATTGTCGCCTTGCACGACACGATATTCCAGCCAACTCGAAGAAGCTCACCAACCTAGAGGAAAGAGCTATAGTTGACTACATAGTCGAGTTATCTACACATTGCTTTTGCACAGGCTGCGTGACGTGGAAGACATGATCATATGGCTAACCAACTGCTATACATGCCTGAGTCGCGGCATGACACGCCACGCGTTGGCAAGCACTGGGCCTCCAATTTTGTCAGCCGCCAGCCAGAGCTGCGTACACGTTATTCTCGCAGATACAACTACTACAGGGCCCAATGCAAAGACCCGAAGGTTGTTTCAGATTGATTCCACCTTGTGCAATATGGAGGCCAAGTACGTATGCTTGAGGACGATACCTTCCCTAGGATGGTCATGCGACTGCAGAATGCGGGGGTAGGGCCAAATGGGCAGGGGGGGAGCCCATTCCCTGCTTGTGTAGCGATCACAAAATACAAGCTAGCTCGTGTGGTATGTGATATAATGTGAGCTGGTTTGCGTGGCATATTGCAAAACGTGAGCTTCCTTATGTGTACATGTGTGATATGCCACTGTATATCATATGATGTGCTGCATTTACCAGCTAGTGTAGTATATTGTATAATATGAGCTGGCTTATGTAGAATTTTACATCATCACACAATGTGTTATGCAAATTGGCATATATTGTGTAATGTACTATATGAGCTTGCTCATGTTACTGCTAGCTCGTGTCATGTAACCAGGCCAGCCTTCACTTACTGCCCTACAATTCCTATGCTCTCCCTTCAACTCTTATCACGAATTTGGTTTATGAATCCCTTATTTAATCTCAATTTAATCTCATAGGGAAGCCACTTAACTTTAGGTCTGCTTAGCTTAAAAGGTGATCAGCGAGCCCGTTTGCACTTAAACTACTGCAAGTTTTTATTCAAGCTCAACCCTTGATTATCTTGATCAGCAATGTCTGCCCCTACTATCTCTAGACTCAGCCCTAACTCTGGCCCTATCGGCACAACAGTACTCATCACTGGCAGTAATCTGGCTAGTGGCACTGTTACGTTTGGCGGCGTTACTGCCACTGTTCTCTCGAACACTCCGACATCAATTTTTGTCACAGCCCCAACTGGTACTGGTACCGTCCCAGTCGTTGTAACCACCACAGCTGGTTCCAGCACCCAACTAGTGAACTTCACTTATACCACTGCGGCCACTCCTGTTATTTCTACCCTTTTTCCAACCAGCGGGCCAGTGTCAGGTGGGAACCTAGTCACAATCAGCGGCAATAATCTTCTCTACACCACCGGGGTTAGCtttggtgctgctgctgccagtAGCTTCGCTGTCCTTTCCAACACTCAAGTTGCTGCGGTCGCGCCAGCAGGTGCAGCAGGATCTGCAACGGTCAATGTGACCAATCCAACTGGTACCAGTAACAATCTAACATACACCTACATTGCAGCTCCCACTGTGACGGGGCTTACGCCAGCGGCCGGGTCAGAATCAGGGGGGAATACTGTCACTATTACTGGTACAGGCTTCAACGGTACCACTGGAGTTACGTTTAACGGTACTCCAGCTACATCTTTCGCCATTATATCACCGACTGTGATAACCGCTGTCGCTCCGGCAGGTGTCGGGGCTGGCCCCATAGTAGTCACAACATCTGGTGGTCCTAGCGCTACTAGCTCAGCGTCCAACTATACTTACAGCTCTGGACCTGTAGCTACAACTGCGACTCCTAGTACGGGCTCCACAGCTGGAGGCGATACTATTACTATCACCGGCAGTGGTCTCGCAGGTACCACCAGCGTGAATTTCGGAACCACCCCAGGGACTATTACATCCGTCAGCGATACTTCAGTAGGAGTTATCACACCATCGAGCGTCGCTGGCACGGTTCCACTCAATATTACCACCACGAGTGGCACGAATAGCTCGCTTAGCTTCAGCTTCGTGCCGCCACCGGTTCTTACTTCGATTACTCCAACTTCTGGATCGACTGCAGGGGGCACAGTGCTGTCTATCACTGGGCAAAACTTGGCCAGTACCTCTGGTGTGTTCTTTGTCTCGCCGACTACGGTACTTCCAGCGGCAAGCTTTACAGTCAACTCTGACCTCAGTGTAACCGCAACGtcacctccagcagcggcaggGAATTACTCCGTGGAGGTTGTCACCGCTGCTGGCCTGAGCAACGGCGTCTCATACACCTTCATGTAATTGTCTATTTGTTTCCTTCTTTTGTGGTGATATTGCTATCGCGATCctgagaaggaaatgaaggCATGACTGTTATTGACTTTGTTATGGGATCCACTTTGGCGTAGGGTGTGACCTCATTTGCCAACCATTCCTTATtgatcaccgtcatcatTGCTTTTCTCATTTACCACCAGCCACATTCACATCTTCATGTTTAGTTGCTTCGTTAAATGCTACTACGTTGGTTGGTCTTCTCCCCTTCGTACCTGAGCGTAACAACTGACTCACCCACAAACCACTATGCAAGTTGTCAATCTATCAACCTATTAAAAGAGTAAGATGAAGCTAATCCGGGCATCTAATTTGCGTTTACATCCAGGCCCCTAGGGTCTCGATACGTAGCCGTACTACGGAACTTTCCCGGCTCTACAAGTCGGTCCCGGCCCGCTTCCGTCCAGGGTAGTAAACAATTCCAGACAAAAATCGAATGCTTCGAGATGAACTTCGCCaggagagggagaggcaCCAGAAGACGCAAGAGGAACTTTCCCAGCAAAGAGAAAGGCGTGTTTTAGAGTGTAAGATCTGCTACATGCAGCCAGATCGCTAGGTAACGATTTTACATGGGCATACGGTTTGCGAGTTATACGCAGGAAATCTTGAAACACCGAAGAGGCATCCTATCTATCGAGCACCATTCACAGGATATATCGCATGCCACCATTTTGCGGGATAAAATACATATGTCGTGTTGTAGGTCTAGTTTAACGACTCGAGTTTTAAGTAGGAAGCAGTTTTCCTACGTTGCTTTCTCCACCTATCTCCTTTTGGCGGGATAGCCGAA
Encoded proteins:
- a CDS encoding uncharacterized protein (ID:PFLUO_004578-T1.cds;~source:funannotate); this translates as MSAPTISRLSPNSGPIGTTVLITGSNLASGTVTFGGVTATVLSNTPTSIFVTAPTGTGTVPVVVTTTAGSSTQLVNFTYTTAATPVISTLFPTSGPVSGGNLVTISGNNLLYTTGVSFGAAAASSFAVLSNTQVAAVAPAGAAGSATVNVTNPTGTSNNLTYTYIAAPTVTGLTPAAGSESGGNTVTITGTGFNGTTGVTFNGTPATSFAIISPTVITAVAPAGVGAGPIVVTTSGGPSATSSASNYTYSSGPVATTATPSTGSTAGGDTITITGSGLAGTTSVNFGTTPGTITSVSDTSVGVITPSSVAGTVPLNITTTSGTNSSLSFSFVPPPVLTSITPTSGSTAGGTVLSITGQNLASTSGVFFVSPTTVLPAASFTVNSDLSVTATSPPAAAGNYSVEVVTAAGLSNGVSYTFM